From the genome of Methanofollis sp. UBA420:
CCCTTCTCTCATGCGGCATCGGTTTCGACGAGGTGGCGGTCGTGCACGAACCTGTCCACCCTCTTGTCAGGGGCCGCGATCCCATGGTGAACATGCACCTCGACACCTACTGCAATATCGCGGGCGACGGTATCGCCGTCGGCACCCCGGCCCTCCTCGATCGGGCGGCGGTCGAGGTGCTCCACCGGGAGGCGGACGGGTTCGTGACGGCCGGATGGGAGGGGAGCCTTGCCTCCTACTTCAAAGAAAAGGAGTTTGCCATCGTCCCGATCACCACTCTCGAACAACTCTGCTATGCCTCGAACTTTCTCTGCGTCAGGGACAGGGAGGCGGTCGCCGTCGACGCCGGGGCGCTCGCCCCCCGCGTCATCGAAAGGTTGCAGGAGAAGGCGGCGGAGAGGCCGGGGAAGTACGACGCCCTCCTCGCGGCGGCCCGGGAGGACTACCGGCGCCTGATGGCCGGGGGCGGGTTCTTCCCGTACACGAAGGAGGTCGCCGCGGCAGGCCTTGAGATGGTGCCGGTCGCACTCACCAATGCCACAGGCGGGTACGGCGGGGCGCACTGCATGACCTGCACGGTCAGGCGGTGATACGCGTCCCGGCACGGCCCCTGACGGCCTTCTCCGCATCGTCGAGATGGGCGATGACGGCCGACTGACCGCCGCCGCGGACAAACCTGACGGCCGCCTCGACCTTCGGCGCCATCGACCCTTCAGCAAACTCCCCGGCGGCGAGGAGACGTTTTGCCTCCGCAGCGTCCATCACGGGGATCAATTCCTCTTCGGCCGTCCCGAAGCGGCGGTACGCCCCCCTCACGTCGGTGAGGATGAGGAGGAGGTCGGCGCCGATGCCCGCGGCAATCCTCTCCGCGGCAAGGTCCTTGTCGACGACCGCCTCGACGCCAGCAAGACGGCCGTCCCCCTCCCTGACCACGGGCACGCCCCCGCCGCCGCCCGCGATCACGACGGCGCCGCTCTCGAAGAGGGACCTGATCGCCCGGACCTCAAGGACCTCGCGGGGCGCGGGGGAAGGGACCACGCGCCGCCAGCCCCGCCCCCCTTCCTCCCGCATCGTCCACCTCTCGGACGCCCCGAGCGCCCGCGCCTCCGGCGCCGTATAATAGGGGCCGATCGCCTTGGACGGGCGGGCAAATGCCGGGTCAGACCTCTCCACCAGGGTCCGGGTCAGGACGGTCGCGATCGGCAGGTCGAGGCCGGCCGCAGAAAGCCGGTTTGCCATGCACTGCTGGACCATGTAGCCGATCATCCCCTGGCTCTCGGCGCCGCAGACGTCGAGGGGCATACGCGGCACCGCGTCCTTCGCGCACTCGTTCTGGAGGAGGATGTCGCCGACCTGCGGGCCGTTGCCGTGGGTGACCAGGACCTGGTGGCCGGCGGCGACCAGGGCGGCAAGAGGGGCCACGGCCGCGTCGATGTGGCCGAGTTGCTCCTCCGCAGTCCCCCCCTCCCTGTACCTGACGATGGCGTTGCCGCCGAGCGCCGCGACCACCTTCATCCGTCCTCCTTCAGGCAGAGGACGGAGACG
Proteins encoded in this window:
- the arcC gene encoding carbamate kinase, coding for MKVVAALGGNAIVRYREGGTAEEQLGHIDAAVAPLAALVAAGHQVLVTHGNGPQVGDILLQNECAKDAVPRMPLDVCGAESQGMIGYMVQQCMANRLSAAGLDLPIATVLTRTLVERSDPAFARPSKAIGPYYTAPEARALGASERWTMREEGGRGWRRVVPSPAPREVLEVRAIRSLFESGAVVIAGGGGGVPVVREGDGRLAGVEAVVDKDLAAERIAAGIGADLLLILTDVRGAYRRFGTAEEELIPVMDAAEAKRLLAAGEFAEGSMAPKVEAAVRFVRGGGQSAVIAHLDDAEKAVRGRAGTRITA